A stretch of Rhododendron vialii isolate Sample 1 chromosome 4a, ASM3025357v1 DNA encodes these proteins:
- the LOC131322627 gene encoding protein LURP-one-related 5-like — MYRIHPDSDHQNRCVGFSKGFENVVLNSSTSSSGSSSPSVLLTVWKRSSMTFQGTDGFTVIDSSGRLAFRVDNYTRKECRGGGGGVVLMDGHGKPLLTLKPQMLSMQYQWNAYRGDQGYRKSPKFREFTMRRSRSMIHSNRREYEAEVFMGSSSGGGANKYKYPTPDFKVEGSFSRRNCKITSGSGTLVAKITRKRVNNTTMLLNDDVFCLVVQPGFDPDLIMAFVIVLDRISPKPFAPILCFKSNT, encoded by the exons ATGTATAGGATTCATCCGGACAGTGATCATCAGAATCGGTGCGTAGGCTTTTCTAAAGGATTTGAGAATGTGGTACTAAATAGTAGTACTAGTAGTAGTGGTAGTAGTAGTCCGTCTGTGCTGCTGACCGTGTGGAAGAGGTCGAGCATGACTTTCCAAGGGACTGATGGATTCACGGTTATCGACAGCTCCGGGCGGTTGGCTTTCCGGGTAGACAACTACACAAGGAAGGAATGTCggggtggtggaggaggggTTGTGCTTATGGATGGACATGGGAAGCCATTGCTTACATTGAAACCTCAG ATGTTGAGTATGCAATATCAGTGGAATGCGTATAGAGGAGATCAAGGATACAGAAAAAGCCCAAAGTTCAGAGAGTTCACAATGAGAAGGTCCCGATCGATGATCCATAGCAACCGAAGGGAATATGAAGCAGAAGTTTTCATGGGATCGTCATCAGGAGGAGGAGCCAACAAGTATAAATACCCAACACCAGATTTCAAGGTAGAGGGATCATTTAGCCGGAGAAATTGCAAGATCACAAGCGGCAGTGGCACGTTGGTGGCCAAAATAACTAGGAAGAGGGTGAACAACACAACAATGTTGTTGAACGACGATGTGTTTTGTCTTGTGGTTCAACCGGGATTCGACCCTGACCTCATTATGGCCTTTGTAATTGTCCTGGATCGGATCTCTCCTAAGCCTTTTGCTCCAATTTTGTGTTTTAAATCAAATACCTAG
- the LOC131323761 gene encoding uncharacterized protein LOC131323761, protein MSRIDRVVVNGCWLDLFPESEAIAHVPGISDHCSFLVTIFEKARCRKPFRFYNFWMKNHQFKALVINSWVQPQSGSAMLSFSLKLKRLKPVLRNLNSQWDDSIRDLEKDVVRTYMELSAAEESFKKQKSRVNWLVLGDNNTKFFHHKVSSHRVRNLSLIIADGIWLDKPADVQHEDARASLQQIIRRKVPTHMKEDQVKPILIDEVRATLNSIKGDKAPGPDGFCSSFFQQNWDIVGQDLVAAVMLFFEKEYILREWNSTALTLVPKIPNPSMAKDYKPIACCNVVYKVITKIIANRMQQTLPLVISQTQFAFIKGRSIVDNVLLMHELIRNYHRDAGPPRCAIKIDIMKPFDSVDWDFLLDTMVAMGFPHIFVGWIRACVTTPMFSIMMNGGLVGYFPGARGLRQGHPISPYLFLIVLEAFSSLLQFNIETESLRIIMNTLKEFHSYSGLQPNMMKSACYFSGVPTALKLSLIDLMVITEIEGVLGAFLWSGLDMKHTGAKVSWMHLCVPKNEGGLGFMSLKEWNQASNIRHLWALSFKAASLWVKWVHMYILKGHSLWEIPIPNDASWVIRKLLKLRDICQGWIRYCIGDGEDTFLWTDNWHPLGALYKQFGDSIVINRGRALRAKVLHYCSGKLAVAKTEESSYDGATSYFLWGERKMRIFQNKSRDVDDLAAAILDAIRAKLCSFNSVKFSCLNRQICDDWEGCGAMFRSVNWFSHGKPMPLDLASL, encoded by the exons ATGAGTAGAATAGATAGGGTGGTGGTCAATGGTTGTTGGCTGGATTTGTTCCCTGAATCAGAGGCAATAGCTCATGTTCCAGGTATTTCTGATCACTGCTCCTTCTTGGTTACTATTTTTGAGAAAGCACGATGTAGAAAGCCTTTTAGATTTTACAATTTCTGGATGAAGAATCATCAATTTAAGGCCTTGGTTATAAACTCTTGGGTCCAACCTCAGTCTGGGTCTGCAATGCTTAGTTTCTCTCTTAAACTCAAAAGATTGAAGCCTGTTTTAAGGAATCTGAATTCCCAAT GGGATGATAGCATTAGGGATTTGGAAAAAGATGTTGTCAGAACATACATGGAATTAAGTGCTGCAGAGGAATCTTTTAAAAAGCAAAAGTCGAGGGTGAATTGGTTGGTGCTTGGTGATAATAATACAAAGTTCTTCCATCATAAAGTTAGTTCTCATAGAGTAAGGAATCTTAGCTTGATTATTGCTGATGGAATTTGGTTGGATAAACCTGCGGACGTTCAACACGAG GATGCTAGAGCTTCTTTACAGCAGATTATTAGAAGGAAAGTTCCTACCCATATGAAAGAGGACCAAGTGAAGCCAATTCTGATTGATGAGGTTCGGGCTACCCTAAATTCTATTAAAGGGGATAAGGCTCCAGGACCGGATGGGTTTTGTTCAAGTTTTTTCCAGCAGAACTGGGATATAGTAGGGCAGGATTTGGTTGCAGCTGTGATGCTCTTCTTTGAGAAAGAGTATATTCTACGGGAGTGGAACTCTACAGCCTTGACCTTGGTGCCTAAGATTCCAAACCCTTCTATGGCAAAAGATTACAAACCTATTGCTTGTTGCAATGTGGTGTACAAAGTCATAACTAAGATCATTGCTAACCGGATGCAGCAGACTTTACCCTTGGTCATTAGTCAAACCCAATTTGCTTTCATTAAAGGCAGGAGTATTGTAGATAATGTTCTTCTTATGCATGAATTGATAAGAAATTATCACAGAGATGCAGGGCCCCCTAGATGTGCCATAAAGATAGATATCATGAAACCTTTTGATTCTGTAGATTGGGATTTTTTGTTAGACACCATGGTCGCTATGGGTTTTCCGCATATTTTTGTTGGTTGGATTAGGGCTTGTGTTACTACTCCCATGTTTTCTATAATGATGAATGGTGGGCTGGTGGGGTACTTTCCAGGAGCTAGAGGCCTAAGGCAGGGGCATCCCATCTCCCCCTACCTTTTCTTAATTGTCTTGGAAGCTTTTTCCTCTCTGCTGCAGTTTAACATTGAGACTG AATCTCTGAGAATCATTATGAATACCCTCAAAGAGTTTCATAGCTATTCTGGTTTACAGCCCAATATGATGAAGAGTGCTTGTTACTTTTCTGGTGTACCTACTGCTCTTAAGCTGTCTCTTATCGATCTAATGG TTATTACAGAGATTGAGGGAGTGCTGGGGGCTTTCTTATGGTCTGGTCTTGACATGAAGCATACGGGTGCTAAAGTCAGTTGGATGCATCTGTGTGTTCCAAAGAATGAAGGTGGGCTGGGGTTTATGTCCCTTAAAGAATGGAATCAGGCTTCCAATATTAGGCACCTTTGGGCTTTGAGTTTTAAAGCTGCTTCGCTATGGGTAAAGTGGGTGCATATGTACATTCTGAAAGGGCATAGTCTCTGGGAAATTCCTATACCAAATGATGCATCATGGGTAATAAGGAAGCTTCTTAAATTAAGGGATATTTGCCAAGGTTGGATCAGGTATTGCATTGGGGATGGAGAAGACACATTTCTATGGACTGATAATTGGCACCCCCTTGGTGCTTTGTACAAGCAGTTTGGGGATTCCATTGTTATAAATAGGGGCAGGGCTTTGAGGGCTAAAGTCCTCCATTATTGTTCAGGAAAATTGGCGGTGGCCAAGACAGAGGAGTCGAGTTATGATGGAG CTACTTCTTATTTCCTGTGGGGGGAGCGTAAAATGCGGATATTTCAGAACAAGAGCAGGGATGTAGATGACCTAGCTGCAGCGATTCTTGATGCGATTAGAGCAAAGCTTTGTTCTTTCAATTCTGTAAAGTTTTCTTGCCTTAATAGGCAAATTTGTGATGATTG GGAAGGTTGTGGGGCTATGTTTAGAAGTGTCAATTGGTTCAG CCACGGTAAGCCGATGCCGTTGGATTTGGCATccctgtag